The proteins below come from a single Lates calcarifer isolate ASB-BC8 linkage group LG11, TLL_Latcal_v3, whole genome shotgun sequence genomic window:
- the angptl8 gene encoding uncharacterized protein angptl8, with protein sequence MIWALGCLLCAAGGLGAARAGPLTKTSKMEGTAAPEEEVNVLMFGVIQFSESLNYVYETTEAKIVKINQALKSHEGTLQKLGVQTEQAAEVERQMKEVIQLLQAQMAKQQAQTKMTKDWLASVEQEEADLKTKVKRLEMYINNSAPTVKELQGRAEDHSMILKGLQHLIQFQRENIETQKEQLSKLQKMSEAMT encoded by the exons ATGATCTGGGCCCTTGGGTGCTTGCTTTGTGCGGCTGGGGGTTTAGGAGCAGCCCGTGCAGGTCCGCTGACAAAGACCAGCAAGATGGAAGGTACAGCTGCACCTGAGGAGGAAGTCAACGTGCTCATGTTTGGCGTCATTCAGTTCAGCGAATCCCTCAACTATGTTTATGAAACCACTGAGGCAAAGATAGTGAAAATCAACCAGGCTTTGAAGAGCCATGAGGGGACTCTCCAAAAGCTGGGGGTGCAGACTGAGCAGGCTGCCgaggtggagagacagatgaaagaagTGATACAGTTGCTACAG GCCCAGATGGCCAAGCAACAGGCTCAGACCAAGATGACTAAAGACTGGCTGGCCAGCGTGGAGCAGGAAGAGGCAGATCTGAAGACAAAAGTGAAGAGGTTGGAGATGTACATCAACAACTCCGCACCCACCGTCAAAGAGCTGCAG gGGAGAGCAGAGGACCACTCCATGATCTTGAAAGGTTTACAGCATTTGATCCAGTTCCAGAGAGAGAATATTGAGACTCAGAAGGAGCAGCTCTCTAAATTGCAGAAGATG AGTGAAGCTATGACATAG